Proteins encoded together in one Variovorax paradoxus EPS window:
- a CDS encoding glutaredoxin domain-containing protein, whose translation MPRPVLEEARIHPAIRNKVAESRQTIVREVMAAIAANDVVVVGMGINPHPKQARKALDAIGQPYKYLEYGNYLSQWRDRNALKMWTGWPTFPMVFVKGTLVGGASDLKKLIDSGELKGLVG comes from the coding sequence ATGCCCCGTCCCGTTCTCGAAGAAGCCCGCATCCACCCCGCCATCCGCAACAAGGTCGCCGAGAGCCGCCAGACCATCGTCCGCGAGGTCATGGCGGCCATTGCAGCCAACGATGTGGTCGTGGTGGGCATGGGCATCAACCCGCATCCGAAGCAGGCGCGCAAGGCGCTCGACGCGATCGGGCAGCCGTACAAGTACCTCGAGTACGGCAACTACCTGAGCCAATGGCGCGACCGCAACGCGCTCAAGATGTGGACCGGCTGGCCCACGTTTCCGATGGTGTTCGTGAAGGGCACGCTGGTGGGGGGTGCTTCGGATCTGAAGAAGCTCATCGACAGCGGCGAGCTGAAGGGGCTTGTCGGCTGA